TAAACAGTAGCTCTGGTCGAGGGGCCCCTTGATACTTTGGACTAATCCTTTTTGTGGTGTAGCTGCAGTGCGATGAAGTCTGTGTGACCTGATACAACATTATCCTCCACTTCTGCACATGACCAATTCATCAGAGACACAGACCATACAACGTCCATAAATCCATTTACAATGATGCCGCCCACACAGGAAGTGTTTGCCCTCTGAGCGCCAAACAAACAATGTTCACTTGAGGGGGAGAAAATTGACTGTCAACACGGGGACGTTTCTCCTTTCTCACCTTTGGCAACAAACCTTAATGAACCTTATTTGAATGCAGCTTAATCTCTCAGAAACAGACTCAgtaaacaacagacacagcATTCCACCAAGCTGGAGGAGCTATAGGCAGTGGCACCGTGTGTAAGATGTGTGTTGTACAGCAGCCCTGTGAGCCCCCTGGGGGTTCAGCGAGTTCACGCGCTCCTCGCTGGTATGCATTCAGCCTGTAGCTAAGTCTGGCAAACTGGAGCTGGTGACTGCAGGGGTCAAAGGAGAAGTGAGGCGCATGAGAAAGCCTCGGGTTTCGAGGAGGAAGGATGACATGTGATGATAGATCAGACATCAGAGTCACGATGACAGCAGTGACGTTGCCTGAAAAATGTTGCAACTACCTGGTTAAGCAagaatttgaatatatatatatatggagaaaagaacaaaaaaaagacatcaagGAAATGATTACCTGAAATGAGAATCTTGGAGAAAGgagttttatatattataatgcAGCTCTGGTTTATATATTTCATAGAATTGACAGAAAAAGGTGCTCATATTATACCCATATATTTCTTTGACAGTATTTTAAAGAGATTGTCAGAATGTAAGcaagtttcacacacaaaatacttTTGCACACACCCAAAGGGAAATTGGATATATATTGGAAAGCTTATTTGAATATTAAAGTTACAAAAAAGTTGCAAAAGTGATAATCCATCAAACtttaaacaacatattttgaATATCTTGGTAGAAAAGATGAGTGTAAACTGATGCAGTCCTTGTTTCATGTTGCGGTGTCACAGTGTTTTCTTGGTGTGCGTCCTGAACTCGCTGAACTTGTCTCTTTTCactccttccaaaacaaatgcacacgcTGTCTGGACCGAGGCTTTTACGACAAatgacagtggaaacaaaaccgcttttgtccacagagtaaccaaaaccaaagaaaatgaaaagttccttgTAAGACCTTTGAAGCCCCAACGCTCTGTCAGGAGCAGTGCATTTAGAAATACTCGTGACTGAGCgcacataaaatacaaattcaatcagtgacaataaaaagcttaaacatatttacagtatgtcaATCACATTAACTGATAATgctttggtttattttctttcattgtctctaaaatgtaatttcctccATAAACACAATAGCTGAATCCTCAGTCATGTGTGCAAGATGTGaaccatttttcaaaatatgcaaaaagaacaaaataaacaaagaaaaactttgATGTACAGTACGTCTGTGAAGCTACAGCACAAAAAGAATCTGGATGATGAACACAAAAATGCTGGTGCTGGTGCAGAGTCATCACATCAGCCTCAGCCTAATCACCCAGAGTGCAGCCATGTGACACACGTGTGCGTGCACCTGCAGAATCCCCCACCCGCTCTGCAGGCTCCTGTTTTTAATGAGTTTCAGTGTGAAGCGAGGACGAGGCCACCCATCACTTCCTTTATATCAACCTGTGTCCGTCCTCTACTCCACAGGATCATCAAGTATCATCTTTGACTCCCGGCTTTGCTGGTGTCAACCTCCTCTCTCTATGTGGAGGCCTCCTGGTCTGGCAGCAGCGTGTGAGAGGAGTCCTTTGAGCGCTTCGACCACGCTCGAcacctggaggagcagcagcagagcgcAGAGCACAGGCGTGTGCGGATTGGTCgagtaaacaacacaaacatgatgcAGTTGGCTGCTCCCTGCGACGTGTTGCCAATACCCTGTTGGGTCAAAAGTCAATGAGAGCAGTGTAGCAGTAAAACGTCTCTGAATGggttgaaaatgtaaaaaaacatgatcatTTGACGATGAGatattcaaaaatatttgaataatattaGAATTTCTTTTACTTATTAGGatgtttttcaaccttttttctTCATTgctcagaataattcatggatcttgatgaaaaactaaatctggcatgtttaggggacagatatttatgagtttgtgcaaatTGGAGgagataaaaataattttataaggggacagttgggccttagtggaggtagGCGCTGTCTAAGTGTGACTCTAGTTATTGTGAATTGTTAACATAGTTATTGTGCTATTTTCAGATATCCAAAAATATCCAATTCTTAATGGAGGTGTGATAACAGGAAAGGTAAActgcagaataaaacatttacaatacaGGAGATTCACAGACATCCTCAAAACCAGACATCATTGCCTTAAAAGAACCTTGAAGCACACTCACATGAAGAGTGACCAGCACTGGGCTCTGCCTGGCCGGAGAGTCCGCCAGCAGCAGTATGAAGCGCACGGTGCTCCAGATCCGCAGCACGATGAAGATAACAGGGATGAGCGTCAGCTTCGTGTCAGCcatggaggagaaggagtgGGATGGAGGTCTGGTGGCCAATATGGGACGGTACTCTGACAGGGCAGTGTGCTGCATCACACAGAAAATGAGCTCTGTCATCAAGGATAGTAGATAATCTTCCTAAACACAACTATTTGAGGCAAACCTGCAGCAttgggataaaaaaaactaacaaactgaaaatagaaaaactagTAAATTTAGACTTTAATAAatagtttttagttttctcaTGACGTATTACACCAACCTGAATGAGAGAGGAAAAATCggacacacatatttatatttatgtgatGATCCAGACTCATATGTGCTTTTAAaagtaattcttttttttattaaaaaaacataatcagaGGGTTGCGTGGTCATGGCTGAAAGATGTGTAATATAGTTTACTTTATGAATAAGCATTTAATGTTGTTCATTTAATATAGACAATAAGATTGTGTTAAATTCTGGAGAGGTTTTTTATGTATATGAGACAAAATGAACATgcagggagaaaaataaaatatgggGATGATTCTGCTGGTGATGCAAATTCCAGTCGTCAGAAGAGCTGTAGCAGTGAACTGACTCTGCAGGAAGTAAAACCAACCATTAGGCTGAAACCAGGTTTGCTACTCACCGCAATGTGGATGTGCCTCTTGATCAGGATGTAGAGGACAGGGAGGGTGAGGTAGGCCAGGAACTCCCAGATCTTTCCCGTCAGCAGCATCCACAGGACCCGGTCCGGGGCGTGGATACTGACCCAGCACCAGCCCACCGACACCTCGGACGCGTCATAGCCGATCTTGTTCAGGCTCACGGCTGCAACGGTGATGATCAGAGGAACGCCCCAGCTGGACCAAACAGAGAATGAAATACAACTTCCTCAATAAGGTCAACTTCTCACCTTTAAGACATCTCCGCACTGTTcgtatgtaaatgtgtgttgagTTCATGTGACACCATGTGATGGATTCTCTTTTGTTTAAGGCTTTTGTGTGTTACCGGGTTCACAGTTATAAACTGACTGATTACATCTCTTTTAGAAGCAGAACTGTTGACTGTGTTTCCCCCTGAAGCAGCACCTCTCTGCACAAAACACCACTTTAAAATAATCCTGTATCTTTATAGCCTTACACTGCTGATCATTATAAGCCCCACTCTGCTCGAGGCctggttttgtctgtgtgtgcatgttatgTATACAATACTATGAAtggctctgctgtgtgtgatcATTGGTTCAATGGAGCATTTGAGAATTCATAGAAACATAAATAGGATGACCACAACAGACGCTGTGTTGAGAAATAGGGgtcaaaatgctgctgtgtcCAGGAATAGATCCATTATAGTGTGCATTGCACCAGAGGGGAATCAGCTTCCTGCTTGCAGCCGCACCGTGGATGCAAAGGATGACGCATACGTGCTGATTCAGAGCAAAGCTAGCTTAAAACGAGACGAGCGGCTCGCTAAACCCTATCACAAACTAGAAATATAGATTTATGACATCACCTTTCATCAGAAAGAGTTGTGCAGCTGAGATTTGTAACACATTTTGTAGTTGATGTATAATATTAATGTAATAGCAATTGTACCTGCAAAACACGCATGATAGAATATAGGGCTGTAACGATTCTCCAACCAAAACCGAAAATCGCGGTCCAGACGTCCACGGGTTCGGTTCGCGATACCCAAAGACAGAACCGCGACACGTCTCCCTGCCTAATCCCACACGCTGCCACAGCAGAGGTGCAGCCGGTTtcttgtgtgtatgcatgtgtgtccaATCACACTCCAATCCAATCACAAACCCTGGACCCAACCCTGTGTAATCTGAACCAGCACAGAAGTGACGGGTATCTTCAGAGTGTGGAGGTCCGAGACGTTTGTCTGTTTTACCTTTACAAGAGCGTGTTGTAATCCGGaacagattatttttgttgCATCTGTTTTTCGATGTTTGAACTGAACACTGTTAGGCTTGTGGGGGAGACTGAACCGGACTTTGTAAAAATACGGATTGAACTCTGGACATTGGGActgtgggacacacacaccctcacctattctttggttatttttgtttacgcAGTTGTATGTGAAGTcaagtccaacatgttctttAGTGTTCTCCTCTTTACTGGTCCAAATtcatataattaatatttttgctttaaagtAATAAATGAGGCATAATATCAGTGATCAAATCCAATCATTCTGACAATCTAATTCAAAGTAAAGATGAAACCTCTGTGTCTTGTCAATGTCtacatttctgtaaaaaaaaaaaaaaattgtgatgaTTAAGTGAGTAGATTTCCCCGTTCTGTTATTTAAAAGCTTGTTTTCCCTCAAGGCGATACATAAACAGCATGTTAATGGGAGGCTCTTCAGAACCCACCcgctgtgaaagaaaaacaagattaaacatgataaaaatgtgaaaataacgAATACATCTCCTCTCTGCATTTGAGTCACTTAATCTGTGTTCATCTCCACTATGAGCTGCAGACACTTGAGCACAGAGTAGCACTTGTATACTTACAGTGGCCTCAGAAAACATTGAGAGCCCCtcactttgttgtgttgtagatttaTTCTGAATAGATTCAATTGCAATTTTGGTCATTAATCTATCTACAATCAAGAATCCATATAAACTAGGTGTTGCggacatgttgcattcacaaaaATAcgaggtcaccatgacctttgaccttttaccactgaaatcaaatcagttcatcttagagtccaagtgacaactggtcaaaatttgaagaaatcccctaaaggAAGAGTTGAGATATTTGTTATGCCAGTGGGTCCATGAAGTTTGAGGTTTGACCCcccccaaatctaatcagttaatccatgagtgtgtgattatttgtgccaaatttgaaggaTTCACTTGAGGCCTTCTTATGAAAATGCGTTCACGAGGCAAAAAATGGTTTTGTGGGACCACCGTGGCCTTGAGCTTTGAcaaccaaaatcgaatcagctcatctttgagtccaacgGTTTCCAACGTTTGCACCAAATTGGAAGAAAGTCTctctaactctaacccta
The sequence above is drawn from the Hippoglossus hippoglossus isolate fHipHip1 chromosome 7, fHipHip1.pri, whole genome shotgun sequence genome and encodes:
- the gpr157 gene encoding G-protein coupled receptor 157, coding for MASGNETVVYFSEQVVVLCSCALSFLGSSLIILTYVLWADLRTTPRRLLVFLSVADWLSAVSYAFGVWSVFRSDSPECVVQGAVSTFANTSSFFWTVAIAVYLYVFIVRSSQRVADSLVLIFHLVSWGVPLIITVAAVSLNKIGYDASEVSVGWCWVSIHAPDRVLWMLLTGKIWEFLAYLTLPVLYILIKRHIHIAHTALSEYRPILATRPPSHSFSSMADTKLTLIPVIFIVLRIWSTVRFILLLADSPARQSPVLVTLHGIGNTSQGAANCIMFVLFTRPIRTRLCSALCCCSSRCRAWSKRSKDSSHTLLPDQEAST